The proteins below are encoded in one region of Phaeodactylum tricornutum CCAP 1055/1 chromosome 3, complete sequence:
- a CDS encoding predicted protein — translation SSPSLDRSALIYMLLLAVQFGLQPILTRRFTPPDITRSTVVLIQELVKGLLALSMMQITGSTKSALNGWSVRTWISVAAVPAVLYAIQNMAALVAYQNLDALTFNVLNQTKTLSAALCCYFVMGRKQSLTQILALLLLLLSALIMEGIVGNDPGEDNFASATAWDAKHYTHGVAPILLASFISGLAGALSQSNLQSTAGGGRNPYLFSLELCVASILVLTASLAISTDGQHVLREGFWQGWTLPTFIPIVVNSVGGILVGLVTKYAGSVRKGFALIFGILVSGLIQ, via the exons TCGTCTCCCTCGTTGGATCGAAGTGCGCTAATCTACATGTTGCTCTTGGCGGTGCAGTTTGGGCTACAACCCATTTTGACGAGACGATTCACACCGCCTGACATTACACGATCTACGGTAGTTTTGATACAGGAATTAGTTAAGGGCTTGCTTGCTTTAAGCATGATGCAAATTACGGGATCCACAAAGTCGGCCTTGAACG GATGGTCGGTGAGGACATGGATTTCGGTAGCCGCTGTTCCAGCGGTCTTGTATGCAATACAAAACATGGCAGCTCTGGTCGCGTACCAAAATTTGGATGCTTTGACATTCAATGTATTGAACCAAACGAAAACGCTCTCTGCGGCCTTGTGCTGTTATTTTGTAATGGGACGCAAGCAGTCTTTGACGCAAATACTGGCACTCCTGCTGCTACTACTCTCTGCCTTGATTATGGAAGGCATCGT TGGGAATGACCCTGGGGAAGACAATTTTGCCTCGGCAACCGCGTGGGATGCGAAGCACTACACCCACGGTGTGGCGCCTATATTGCTCGCCTCCTTTATTTCAGGGTTGGCGGGGGCGCTCTCACAAAGCAACTTACAGTCGACTGCCGGAGGTGGCCGCAATCCGTATTTGTTTAGTTTGGAACTGTGTGTAGCGAGTATTTTGGTGCTCACCGCCAGCCTCGCTATCTCTACCGACGGACAGCATGTGTTGCGAGAAGGGTTCTGGCAGGGTTGGACTTTACCAACATTTATTCCAATCGTTGTGAACAGTGTAGGTGGAATTCTGGTGGGTTTGGTCACGAAATACGCAGGTTCGGTACGGAAAGGCTTCGCTTTGATTTTTGGAATACTAGTATCAGGATTGATTCAG
- a CDS encoding predicted protein: IKSEPSEFSIHNLEARPRQREEWDGVRNYAARNHIRSMRENDRCWFYHSACKTPAIVGTCRVVRTAAPDATALDSNHPGYDPKSTAESCRWDSVLVELESIFESPITLKELRAQAKINKTVASMTILKMSRLSVTPV, encoded by the coding sequence ATCAAGTCAGAACCCAGCGAATTTTCGATCCATAACTTAGAGGCTCGCCCCCGGCAGCGTGAAGAATGGGATGGAGTCCGGAACTATGCCGCTCGCAATCACATACGTAGTATGCGGGAGAATGACCGATGCTGGTTTTATCATAGTGCGTGTAAGACTCCAGCAATTGTCGGGACTTGCCGCGTAGTACGGACCGCTGCTCCAGATGCTACGGCGTTGGATTCTAATCACCCGGGCTACGATCCTAAATCGACAGCTGAATCGTGTCGATGGGATTCGGTGTTGGTagaattggaaagcattttcGAAAGCCCGATTACGTTGAAAGAATTGCGTGCGCAGGCTAAAATCAACAAAACTGTGGCCAGTATGACGATTCTGAAAATGTCCCGTCTCAGCGTAACTCCTGTT
- a CDS encoding predicted protein, with amino-acid sequence MAMIKLAVLLLLLLPYTSAGSTAFRYNDDLSCDRGLSASSLSVACDGGDSCSLGSTAKISGSLSLSSELPTSAKLYGKICFLYVICYDFEEENVDLCDRAGLTAGSGQSCADTGDYSIDTSLKVPGKPKDLMSGWSLKVTAYLEDNNNNEIGTTKCTFSVAAVQGYTTTYTGFAALGMASLVLALYVRKKRRVGRINLLDEEDKAAPSGNFEMMTEKKVIV; translated from the exons ATGGCGATGATTAAGCTTGCTGTGCTTCTTTTGCTACTTCTTCCGTATACGTCGGCAGGATCCACCGCTTTCCGGTACAACGATGATCTGTCGTGCGATCGAGGACTGAGCGCTAGCTCTCTGTCTGTTGCCTGCGATGGAGGGGACTCGTGCTCATTGGGTAGCACGGCAAAGATATCTGGCTCCCTTTCGCTGTCAAGCGAACTGCCGACTTCTGCAAAGCTTTACGGAAAAATATGCTTTCTTTACGTTATTTGCTACGACTTTGAGGAAGAAAATGTCGACCTGTGTGACCGAGCTGGTCTAACTGCAGGGAGCGGACAGAGTTGTGCCGATACTGGGGACTATTCGATAGATACAAGCCTGAAAGTTCCTGGAAAACCCAAAGACCTCATGTCTG GCTGGTCACTGAAGGTAACGGCGTACCTcgaagacaacaacaacaacgagATTGGTACTACAAAATGTACCTTCTCGGTGGCTGCCGTGCAGGGATATACCACGACGTACACAGGGTTTGCAGCTCTCGGTATGGCGTCCCTTGTTTTGGCATTATATGTAAGGAAGAAAAGACGTGTTGGTCGCATCAATTTGCTGGACGAAGAGGATAAGGCGGCTCCGTCCGgaaattttgaaatgatGACGGAAAAGAAAGTGATTGTATAG
- a CDS encoding predicted protein, whose amino-acid sequence MSFRALVVGGTSGIGHGIALALAKRGDVQVTIAGRSVARGHEIVEQMSALSPSQTHRFVSVDAFDLQSVRKLAIQNDPKDIDILVMTQGMATIQGYTPTRDGLDQKLQLHYFSRFFLASLFAKSMKPNSRIFTVLSAGVHGKFQHLEDDFELKNTYSIKNAADAAGFYLDAGMEAIANDCPSLAVAHAGPGFVNTNWGAEMPAWIRAPLRPLQRIFGKSAEDCGETMTMALLRLPTGYSLIDENGKTIENGIKHTRAERDAIVQKTMLLLPDV is encoded by the coding sequence ATGAGTTTCCGCGCATTAGTCGTTGGCGGGACTAGCGGTATTGGCCACGGCATCGCTTTGGCTCTAGCAAAGCGCGGCGACGTGCAAGTAACGATAGCGGGAAGATCGGTAGCGAGGGGTCATGAAATCGTCGAGCAAATGTCAGCTTTATCACCTTCGCAAACACATCGATTTGTTTCCGTTGACGCCTTTGATCTCCAAAGTGTCCGGAAGCTGGCAATCCAGAACGACCCCAAAGATATTGATATTCTCGTCATGACTCAAGGAATGGCAACAATACAAGGATACACTCCTACAAGAGACGGCCTCGACCAGAAACTACAACTTCATTATTTTTCACGATTCTTTCTTGCTAGCCTCTTCGCAAAGAGTATGAAACCGAACTCACGAATATTCACGGTTCTATCTGCGGGCGTTCACGGAAAGTTTCAACATCTGGAAGACGATTTTGAACTGAAAAATACCTATTCGATCAAAAATGCAGCAGACGCGGCTGGTTTTTATCTGGATGCTGGAATGGAAGCAATCGCGAATGACTGTCCATCTCTTGCAGTAGCTCATGCCGGCCCCGGATTTGTGAATACGAATTGGGGCGCGGAAATGCCAGCGTGGATCCGAGCTCCGTTGCGCCCCCTCCAGCGAATATTCGGCAAGAGCGCCGAAGACTGCGGAGAAACGATGACAATGGCGCTGTTGAGGCTACCGACGGGTTATTCATTGATTGACGAAAATGGCAAAACCATTGAAAATGGGATCAAACACACACGTGCTGAGCGAGACGCTATCGTTCAGAAGACTATGCTGTTGTTACCAGATGTGTGA
- a CDS encoding predicted protein, with protein sequence MANDAQPTVTLINILFSVENNEQTGKSINSSPGIIHPIIALPYKIDVRKFRTMGFFASTKPMQLASLLVTLFLVFVPTTPFEWSVSSSRNRPEVNRRAIAGLWRLTPRSLQHTLPLKEFTTYPKVAPQAQPVESDLLLMLKEDGSFQQYLDSDQDETTLTMPKKDLDQSWSTFTARKQYLHDVAKGVWDFVDGKLILAADRPDVEKTRDDAEKPPDTLLVGRVVATYEQSLAENPMLAANDSRMLDVSASGSKNTTLEKAVLSAEHPSQTQISQLATNNQTDAHLSVPKGSVKVGRFFYPKSHPSFFETPMFHAVKRGSFVLRQVLGSLNTQHGQNDLVEKFHRENFYNKSFWLTSHPIGQQNNRPKGEKRWSIKYNKYVYDAPRAKSSSQSKQDVEKDNRGTNIRVMQVHFYPNGTFSTLAGLGDSTILRGKYDVVGQDRDQLWMQIWRFGFGRDVSGSTYSEGRMLNQDDAKMYWGRIEEDAERISAVEEELDGEVGQKMDSKRKRLLVQGSVLVGSGLEPLPVGRFILREMEDESMLRDDSYQDDDDDHDDDDQDDCGKPAREDQSMTPTAVLTGLVVQLSSEWLSK encoded by the exons ATGGCAAACGATGCACAACCTACTGTTACACTAATTAATATTCTTTTCTCAGTCGAGAACAATGAACAGACTGGAAAGAGCATCAACTCGTCACCTGGCATAATTCACCCCATTATCGCTCTGCCCTACAAGATAGACGTAC GCAAGTTCCGAACGATGGGCTTCTTTGCGTCGACGAAACCGATGCAACTGGCATCGCTACTTGTCACACTCTTTTTGGTTTTTGTACCCACGACGCCGTTCGAATGGTCCGTCTCCAGCAGCAGAAATAGACCAGAAGTCAATCGCCGTGCCATCGCTGGATTGTGGAGGTTGACACCGCGATCACTCCAACACACCTTACCGTTGAAGGAATTCACCACCTATCCTAAGGTAGCTCCCCAAGCTCAACCGGTGGAATCTGATCTACTGCTCATGCTGAAAGAAGACGGATCGTTTCAACAGTATCTCGACAGCGATCAGGATGAGACCACTTTAACTATGCCAAAAAAAGATCTAGATCAATCGTGGTCAACATTTACTGCACGCAAGCAATATTTGCACGACGTAGCCAAAGGAGTGTGGGATTTTGTGGACGGTAAACTCATTTTGGCCGCGGATCGACCTGATGTCGAGAAAACGAGGGATGATGCGGAGAAACCTCCCGATACACTGTTGGTAGGAAGAGTCGTCGCCACCTACGAACAATCCCTTGCAGAAAACCCTATGCTCGCCGCTAACGACTCGAGAATGCTGGACGTGAGCGCTTCCGGTTCAAAAAATACTACCTTGGAAAAAGCTGTGCTTTCTGCCGAGCATCCATCGCAAACGCAGATTTCTCAGTTGGCCACAAACAACCAAACAGATGCACACCTGTCCGTCCCGAAAGGCTCCGTGAAAGTGGGGCGTTTCTTTTATCCCAAATCTCATCCATCTTTTTTTGAAACGCCCATGTTTCACGCCGTTAAGCGGGGCTCATTCGTGTTGCGGCAAGTACTGGGTTCACTCAATACCCAACACGGCCAGAACGACCTGGTGGAAAAGTTTCATCGGGAGAACTTCTATAACAAGTCGTTCTGGTTGACTTCTCATCCAATCGGTCAGCAAAACAATCGTCCTAAAGGTGAAAAACGATGGTCCATCAAGTACAATAAATACGTGTACGATGCACCAAGGGCAAAGTCATCTTCGCAGTCAAAGCAAGACGTGGAAAAGGACAATCGTGGCACAAATATTCGCGTAATGCAGGTTCACTTCTACCCGAACGGCACTTTCTCAACTTTGGCGGGTTTGGGAGATTCGACTATTCTACGCGGCAAGTACGATGTTGTAGGTCAGGATCGCGATCAATTGTGGATGCAAATATGGCGGTTCGGTTTTGGACGGGATGTCTCCGGAAGTACTTATTCCGAAGGCCGCATGCTAAACCAGGATGATGCAAAAATGTACTGGGGGAGGATTGAGGAAGATGCAGAGCGTATCTCGGCAGTAGAAGAGGAATTGGATGGAGAGGTAGGACAAAAAATGGACTCCAAGAGGAAGCGCTTGCTTGTGCAAGGATCTGTGCTCGTCGGATCGGGTTTGGAGCCTTTGCCTGTGGGTCGCTTCATACTGCGTGAAATGGAGGATGAAAGTATGCTGCGCGACGACAGTTATcaggacgatgatgatgaccatgatgacgacgatcaAGATGATTGCGGCAAACCAGCTCGAGAAGACCAATCGATGACACCGACAGCGGTATTGACTGGTCTGGTGGTGCAGCTTTCGAGTGAATGGTTGAGTAAATGA
- a CDS encoding predicted protein codes for MQEHGGHVPEDKVQYLVKTPYGRGLVVRSRIDPHLDGTIKSRELELLDWKNLPSENDTNSASAARLVRSGPVRPATLFSSADFPSIDPEEQNDVETPYGRGRVTAMRPETNQVVVRISSWRLAGRSTVTCHLNKNVVNVVRSKQIYEMSTIEKIEYAQELKQEANRLFSGKRYQDALQFYAKAVDAVRYVQHKADSTNEMRADLLVVMVTCSNNAATSCTKLHQWDEAEKFARNALVLMDALEDKHGKRIHGILLKDGFPDIKLFGEWRVKSCIVIARALAEKSSTEDAIASLKKAHSFIEKYTGEENIKNTSLQSSIKQLQSLEREIKKLHKACLERRKVERKMERKRAQAMFGAKNATPKEDEKKDGNFSNNPSKLPKLSAPGLEDGNPVTKHSAKTCSPSIRSVRSDVSEKSTQSLRGDLKRRVSFATKIDDRDDDKDAASDVLEWYQDSEVLIGLAIFAGMALTTFVGLNYFLFSPKR; via the coding sequence ATGCAAGAGCACGGCGGTCACGTTCCCGAGGACAAAGTCCAGTACTTGGTGAAAACACCTTATGGTCGGGGACTCGTTGTTAGGTCAAGGATAGATCCTCATCTTGATGGGACAATAAAGAGCCGAGAACTCGAGTTGTTGGACTGGAAGAACTTACCTTCAGAAAACGATACGAACAGCGCCTCCGCTGCGAGATTAGTTCGCAGTGGGCCCGTGCGACCCGCCACGCTCTTTTCGTCCGCGGACTTTCCTTCGATTGACCCGGAAGAGCAAAACGATGTCGAAACTCCATACGGTCGAGGTCGAGTAACCGCGATGCGACCGGAAACGAACCAAGTAGTCGTACGGATCTCGTCTTGGAGGCTGGCAGGTCGATCGACTGTCACGTGCCACCTCAACAAGAACGTAGTAAATGTAGTGCGATCGAAACAGATATACGAAATGTCGACTATCGAAAAGATTGAATACGCCCAAGAACTCAAGCAGGAAGCGAACCGGCTATTTTCCGGCAAACGTTACCAAGACGCTTTGCAATTCTACGCCAAAGCAGTCGATGCGGTTCGGTATGTCCAACACAAGGCGGACTCCACCAACGAAATGCGTGCGGATTTGTTGGTTGTCATGGTCACTTGTAGCAACAATGCAGCAACTTCTTGTACCAAACTGCACCAATGggacgaagccgaaaagTTTGCGCGGAACGCACTTGTTCTAATGGATGCGCTGGAAGACAAACACGGCAAACGAATTCATGGGATACTGCTCAAGGATGGTTTCCCCGATATAAAACTGTTTGGAGAATGGCGAGTGAAGAGTTGCATTGTGATTGCACGTGCGCTGGCCGAAAAAAGTAGCACTGAGGACGCAATTGCTTCTTTAAAAAAGGCGCACTCGTTCATCGAAAAATATACAGGTGAAGAAAATATCAAAAACACCAGTTTACAATCCTCCATCAAGCAATTGCAAAGCTTGGAAAGGGAAATTAAAAAGTTGCACAAGGCTTGCTTGGAAAGACGCAAGGTGGAGCGAAAaatggaaaggaaacgaGCACAAGCAATGTTTGGAGCAAAAAATGCAACGCCAAAAGaggacgaaaagaaggatgGCAATTTTAGCAACAATCCTTCTAAGTTACCAAAGCTATCTGCTCCGGGGCTTGAAGATGGTAACCCAGTGACAAAACATAGTGCCAAAACATGCAGTCCCTCTATTCGTTCGGTTCGCTCGGATGTCTCTGAAAAGAGTACGCAATCTTTGCGAGGAGATCTCAAGAGGCGAGTTAGCTTTGCCACCAAGATAGACGATCGAGATGACGACAAGGACGCTGCGAGCGATGTGCTCGAATGGTATCAAGACAGTGAAGTACTAATCGGCCTGGCGATCTTTGCTGGAATGGCACTAACGACGTTTGTTGGACTCAACTACTTCCTCTTCTCCCCAAAACGCTAG
- a CDS encoding predicted protein — translation MYLLKLGKIMNAIGWLVSDLEIAILAPLLFSVVGAYQSAQKPSPSFNPFEQAKTAAAAGALGLILTTSQPVFAETDAAAQISLNALPPNSISVQIQDLPVVGKLISGTYTKVPDGSIKNPSIVIKSPSDKVKAVQNIVTNGHLEFDVSGVIQTHIDVDVAADKAGVAKARISSGLIPKLPFRNLASSAVGSPTGGKESAWNMVTNMGSGETYYYNEKTGATQYVRPDKF, via the exons ATGTACCTGTTGAAGTTGGGAAAGATCATGAATGCCATCGGTTGGTTGGTTTCCGATTTGGAAATCG CTATACTTGCACCGTTGCTATTTTCTGTGGTGGGTGCGTACCAATCCGCACAGAAACCATCGCCGTCGTTCAATCCGTTTGAGCAAGCAaaaacagcagcagcagctggGGCATTGGGTCTTATTCTTACAACTTCTCAGCCAGTATTTGCCGAAACCGACGCTGCGGCGCAAATTTCCCTAAACGCTCTCCCCCCAAACTCTATTTCCGTTCAAATTCAGGATCTTCCTGTTGTTGGTAAGCTTATTTCTGGTACTTATACAAAAGTACCAGATGGTTCCATAAAAAATCCTTCGATTGTGATCAAGTCTCCATCGGATAAAGTCAAGGCCGTCCAGAATATTGTCACAAACGGTCACTTGGAGTTCGATGTAAGTGGTGTCATTCAAACTCACATTGATGTGGACGTGGCAGCCGACAAAGCTGGCGTCGCCAAGGCACGAATCTCTTCCGGCCTGATTCCTAAACTACCCTTTCGAAATCTTGCGTCGTCGGCTGTCGGAAGTCCAACCGGAGGTAAAGAATCTGCTTGGAATATGGTGACAAACATGGGAAGTGGAGAAACATATTATTACAACGAAAAGACTGGAGCAACCCAGTATGTGCGGCCCGACAAGTTTTAG
- a CDS encoding predicted protein, producing MSVISHISIGSTKEKFGEMVRFYDSVMTTVGAKRQMVYSTDGERLDVQGECDPEKLAAIAYGKYWPEIWIQLPHDKKEATVGNGAHISFACRNSSHVQHVYDTAITNGGTCNGKPGPRKEYSDKYYGAFFLDPCGNKLEATFFDLGLWNYCGIL from the coding sequence ATGAGCGTCATATCTCACATTTCCATAGGTTCGACCAAAGAGAAGTTTGGTGAAATGGTTCGGTTTTACGATTCAGTCATGACTACAGTTGGAGCCAAGCGTCAAATGGTTTATTCAACAGATGGCGAACGGTTGGATGTACAAGGCGAATGCGATCCCGAAAAGCTTGCTGCGATTGCGTATGGAAAGTACTGGCCCGAAATTTGGATTCAGCTCCCACacgacaaaaaggaagcTACTGTTGGAAACGGCGCACACATATCTTTTGCATGCCGTAACTCCAGTCACGTCCAGCATGTATATGATACAGCCATCACGAACGGGGGAACTTGTAATGGAAAGCCCGGTCCAAGGAAGGAGTATAGCGACAAGTATTACGGTGCATTTTTCTTGGACCCTTGCGGCAACAAGTTGGAGGCAACATTCTTCGATCTGGGTTTGTGGAACTACTGTGGAATTCTCTAA
- a CDS encoding predicted protein translates to LASSDLPMASFEEIQGIDDAKLEVMELVDTLRNPEKYAILGARAPTGLLLEGPPGTGKTMLARATAASAGVPLLYCSGSDFVEMFVGRGAARVRKLFERAARLSPCIIFVDELDALGKSRDAGGGIGPFSRSNDEAEQTLNQLLACMDGLDSSRRICVLAATNRKDVLDSALIRPGRFDRIVKLKLPDTNGRENILRVHCTKLPGFQEGSGVDSNRTGSLGKGRRVDLAAISVMTEGFSGAELEFLVNEAAIRAVR, encoded by the exons CTTGCATCTTCCGATCTTCCTATGGCAAGCTTTGAGGAGATTCAAGGAATTGACGATGCTAAGCTGGAAGTCATGGAATTAGTGGACACATTGCGAAACCCGGAAAAGTACGCCATTTTAGGTGCCCGAGCACCTACAG GACTGTTGCTTGAAGGACCTCCCGGTACGGGAAAGACAATGTTGGCCAGGGCGACCGCTGCTTCCGCCGGTGTTCCACTATTGTACTGTTCTGGTAGTGACTTTGTTGAGATGTTTGTTGGTCGGGGAGCTGCTCGGGTGCGTAAACTTTTTGAACGAGCAGCGCGTCTGTCGCCGTGCATTATTTTTGTGGACGAACTTGACGCACTTGGCAAATCTCGCGATGCCGGCGGTGGAATAGGACCCTTTTCACGAAGTAATGACGAAGCTGAGCAAACTTTGAATCAGCTACTAGCATGCATGGATGGACTTGATAGCTCCAGGAGGATTTGTGTGCTGGCTGcaacaaatcgaaaagaCGTACTAGACTCAGCGTTGATTCGTCCGGGACGGTTCGATCGCATTGTTAAATTGAAACTGCCGGACACAAACGGCCGTGAAAATATTTTGCGAGTGCATTGTACAAAGTTGCCCGGCTTTCAAGAAGGATCCGGAGTCGACTCGAATCGGACAGGGTCGCTTGGAAAGGGTAGGAGAGTCGATTTGGCCGCGATATCTGTAATGACGGAAGGGTTCAGCGGCGCCGAGCTGGAATTTTTGGTCAATGAAGCCGCAATTCGGGCCGTACGA
- a CDS encoding predicted protein, with the protein MGRARHMVRLLGHAIFFLGWMRQQHQVRAQQQQQHRATPESTPSTRSPEGFGPPLTAAEHTVGKQFQSVPHVCVEQEECNNNGEKTTPERITVPESTLITATEKGASIATMAEEVCAAESLSVDRLRQLLSEEDEEDDRTLLDVFGEVTKEYLTTKVIPDTDSSCRWDWRSTQCEPACACSFEAQWGDYHLGRSCRRRFDYRELDMLKDDSGAPIAFCEIDASQFWKNRPATKRIVSLVTQTVEILQRKVRHLTRKLSHGLTNKVTRWQQQTCGDLWALHQSVGHVCLPERQIPSKTIAEKLLCGPVEFEICEDNEHENVARKVFAAL; encoded by the exons ATGGGACGCGCTCGTCATATGGTACGACTTCTGGGACACGCCATCTTTTTTCTGGGCTGGATGAGACAGCAGCACCAAGTCCGCgcgcagcaacaacagcaacaccgAGCCACACCCGAGAGCACTCCATCCACTAG ATCCCCAGAAGGCTTTGGCCCTCCTTTGACCGCTGCCGAGCACACGGTTGGTAAGCAATTTCAGTCTGTGCCACATGTTTGCGTGGAACAAGAGgaatgcaacaacaacggaGAGAAAACAACACCGGAACGGATCACGGTACCGGAGAGTACTCTGATTACTGCGACGGAAAAAGGGGCTTCTATTGCAACAATGGCAGAAGAAGTGTGCGCGGCGGAATCCTTATCGGTTGACCGACTCCGCCAGCtcctttcggaagaagacgaagaagacgatcgAACGCTACTCGACGTCTTCGGAGAAGTCACCAAGGAATACCTGACAACCAAAGTG ATTCCGGATACAGACTCATCATGTCGTTGGGATTGGCGGTCAACGCAGTGTGAACCAGCCTGCGCCTGTTCTTTTGAGGCACAGTGGGGCGATTATCATTTGGGACGATCATGCCGGCGCCGCTTCGACTACCGTGAATTGGATATGCTAAAGGACGATAGCGGAGCGCCCATAGCTTTTTGCGAAATTGATGCTTCGCAGTTCTGGAAGAACCGACCAGCAACAAAGCGCATCGTTTCTCTCGTGACGCAAACCGTCGAGATTCTCCAGAGAAAGGTGCGGCACCTCACGAGAAAACTTTCACATGGTTTGACCAATAAAGTAACGCGATGGCAACAGCAAACCTGCGGCGATTTATGGGCGCTCCACCAATCGGTCGGGCATGTGTGTCTGCCGGAGAGACAAATACCTAGCAAAACAATTGCCGAGAAACTATTGTGCGGACCGGTTGAGTTTGAAATATGTGAAGACAACGAACACGAAAATGTTGCTCGAAAAGTGTTTGCGGCATTATGA
- a CDS encoding predicted protein codes for MKLSSIVVLIILSVGFFTDCVPLAEAKSTKGRNRKRKKGGRNSSSDDGGFQQIYDSPMEAFLGQLAATATGDPAKILANIATDAEFKIFLGQSEDPSVDSQLFELRGPEGFFEFLDVVGSVVDPALILDLSTDLVLESIDTDNVRNIMRVKSCLECGLVHFMNIITYNEKYQLSAANLYLSVAAV; via the coding sequence ATGAAGCTTTCTTCTATAGTTGTCCTGATCATCCTATCCGTTGGTTTCTTCACCGACTGTGTGCCTCTGGCAGAAGCCAAATCGAcgaaaggaagaaatcgtaAAAGAAAGAAGGGCGGtcgcaacagcagcagcgacGACGGTGGTTTTCAACAAATCTATGACAGCCCAATGGAGGCCTTCTTAGGCCAGCTCGCCGCAACCGCTACTGGCGATCCGGCCAAGATATTGGCCAACATTGCCACCGATGCCGAGTTTAAGATCTTTCTCGGCCAGTCGGAGGACCCGAGTGTCGACAGCCAATTATTCGAACTTCGAGGCCCAGAGGGATTTTTTGAGTTCCTCGATGTTGTGGGGTCGGTCGTCGACCCCGCGTtgattttggatttgtcgACGGATCTTGTCCTGGAGTCTATTGACACGGACAATGTTCGCAACATTATGCGCGTTAAGAGCTGCCTGGAATGCGGCCTGGTTCATTTCATGAACATTATCACGTACAACGAAAAGTACCAGCTGTCGGCGGCCAACCTATACCTGTCGGTCGCGGCCGTCTAA
- a CDS encoding predicted protein, protein MMNVVRITKVSIDLPINQGSGFVFSGSPPRVSQILESSLRETNMNLVGYFFCSLEVPNLVISNVVDTNRLHKILHANQHLLRKIILCDHPPAPNALHDCRYEHTLPVGLDLGISFTGFPAQIESVSPDSPFARKVHPSQMVEAVVVPGQPILNTHSPGFTGHRVREFLDLHSSVPKRLLIVKDQLVVYTSRDRNESAAFDSSDCCRVL, encoded by the coding sequence ATGATGAATGTTGTGCGGATCACGAAGGTTTCGATAGATCTACCCATCAACCAAGGATCAGGATTTGTCTTCTCTGGGAGCCCACCCAGAGTGTCTCAAATACTTGAGAGCTCATTGAGAGAAACCAATATGAATTTGGTTGGATATTTTTTTTGTTCCCTCGAAGTTCCGAATTTGGTGATTTCGAACGTTGTCGACACGAATCGCCTTCACAAAATTCTCCATGCGAACCAGCACCTACTGCGGAAAATTATTCTATGCGATCATCCTCCTGCTCCAAATGCCCTCCACGACTGCCGCTATGAGCACACTCTGCCTGTAGGTCTCGATTTAGGAATCTCATTTACTGGATTTCCAGCTCAAATCGAAAGCGTCTCTCCCGATTCACCGTTTGCGAGAAAAGTCCATCCCTCTCAGATGGTAGAAGCGGTTGTCGTTCCCGGCCAGCCTATCCTCAATACTCACTCACCAGGCTTTACGGGACACCGGGTACGCGAGTTCTTGGATCTGCATTCTTCGGTTCCAAAGCGATTGCTGATTGTTAAGGATCAGCTTGTGGTATATACGTCACGTGATCGGAATGAAAGCGCCGCCTTTGATTCCAGCGACTGCTGCCGTGTTTTGTAG